The Aedes albopictus strain Foshan chromosome 1, AalbF5, whole genome shotgun sequence genomic interval CCACAACCTTCCACGAAGATTTGTACAGTGGGAAGGCTTCAAGCAACTGTTTGACCCCTTGGGGGCAGCCTGTGGCATGACCATCAACGAAGTAAACATGATGCACGATCTCACGGAATTTGCCCAAAAATTGCGAACGAATATTGCCGAGGAAATGAGAGGACGATTGGTAAGCCTGAAAATAGATTCTGCCGCTTACCAGAATCGTCATATTTTGGGCGTTAACGCGCAATATGCTATGAACGACAACGTAGTTATTCGAACTCTGGGTAAGTATGCATATGCCTAAACGAAACCGTATGCACAGAAAATTAGGTTCCTTTCAAGTACCAAATCAACCTACGTTATATTCCGAATAATGACGTCTGATTGTCTGTGGAATACCTAAATCTAAAATTTTAATTCCGTACTTAATGATCACACCCATAATTTCACAGGAATGATGAAGGTTAAAGAGCGCCAGACGGCGCGGTTCCTAAAAACTAAAGTTTTGGAACTGATTTCGAGCTACGGAATTGGAGTGGATCAAATTTTCTCGATAACCTGCGACAACGGAGCCAACATGCTGGCAACTGTACGACAGCTGAAGCAAGAGGCTGAGTTGATGGCTTTTGAATCAGAAGACCCTGATAACGTCGAAAGACAAGACAAGGAGCTCCACACATTCACAGCAGCAATGTGTAACGAACTGCAAGAGAATTTGAATCTGATTAGATGCGCGGTCCATACGCTCCAGCTCGCCATTCTGGATGTAGTGGACAAATCCAACACATCGGTAAAAAAAGTTACCGAAGTTGCCAAAAAGTTTAAGCAAATTAAATATAAGCTTAGCTTCGCGAACCCGCCATACCCACCGGTTTGGGGTCCGACTCGATGGTGCGGAATATACAAAATGAATTCCAGCTTCCTCGAGTATGAATCCTTCCATAAACAGTTGGCCCAACAGTTTCCAGAGCTCGGTAATATTGTTTTTTATTATTTAAAGAAAACATGTTCTAACATATCgttttattattgtattttttcacaGATCTCGGAGATACTTGGGAGTTCATTAAAAATTATGAAGAAGCTTTCAGACCGCTTTATACCTGTACAAAAAGTATGCAGTCGAATCATGTATCACTACCAGATTTTTATTTGAGGTGGCTGAACTCCATAAGGGAAGTGAAGAATCTACCGCAAAACCCGTTTTCGACTCCATTAACAGAATCATTGATTGCCCGACTGCAAAAACTACGCCAATCCCGAGCATTCCAAATCGCACTGTTTTTGGACCCTCGATTGAATTATAAAGGTTCAAAGCTGTTCACACCGGAGGAAAAGGAccagattcaggtaaatttaaatAAAGACTAATGATACTCAATACACGGATGATGATTTTAAATCCAGTTCTGATTGCCCGTCTTGATTGAGCATGCTGAACTTGAAAAATTACTGAAACACCAGTAAACGCATAGCTTTTTTAGAAATGTGCATAACAATACATGTTGTATTATTTATATTTATAGGGCTACATAATCGACTTATACAAAAGGATTTCTTCATACCACAGCTCTACATCAGCGACTGCGGAAGCCTCGACATCAGCAAAAGAAGATGATTTCGATTCCTTCCTTACCGAAATGTTTGGTGAATGTGATGTACCAACCACCGATGAAGCTAATGGCTCCCAATTTCTGCAGCAGTTG includes:
- the LOC115269304 gene encoding uncharacterized protein LOC115269304, with amino-acid sequence MMKVKERQTARFLKTKVLELISSYGIGVDQIFSITCDNGANMLATVRQLKQEAELMAFESEDPDNVERQDKELHTFTAAMCNELQENLNLIRCAVHTLQLAILDVVDKSNTSVKKVTEVAKKFKQIKYKLSFANPPYPPVWGPTRWCGIYKMNSSFLEYESFHKQLAQQFPELDLGDTWEFIKNYEEAFRPLYTCTKSMQSNHVSLPDFYLRWLNSIREVKNLPQNPFSTPLTESLIARLQKLRQSRAFQIALFLDPRLNYKGSKLFTPEEKDQIQVNLNKD